From Zea mays cultivar B73 chromosome 3, Zm-B73-REFERENCE-NAM-5.0, whole genome shotgun sequence:
TGAATATATGTTCAACACACACGGTATAGTTTAGTATGGTTTGAGTATAGGCTGGATTTTGGAGGCTGGTATGACAGTCCATTCCCTGCCGATTTGTTAGGGAACACACACGGTATTGTTTAGTATACCCATCTCTATCCAGAAGCCCTGGCTGACTACGTAAATTAATTAAATGTATCCTTGAATCTATTCACTATCCCATTAGTGAATATTTTTGAGGCAACGTATACTGTGTAAAAGTGCCCCATATGCTAACGTGTTAAAAAGTGTTAACAGCCTTTAGATCTAAAATCAACAGATAATCTTAATCCCACCTCATAATCTAGATATTTTTTCTAAAGAACCCCTCCTTTATCTGATGTTTCTATCTCCTCCAAACCGTTTTCTTTTCCAAACAGACACGCATATCTCCTCAACAGCCATCGATGGTGCCACCTCTGTCCAACGCCGCTGGCCCATCTCTCCCGTTGATGATGCCTCCATCGAACGGCAATCCGTCGATCGCCGCCGGTCCGCCCCGATCCTCTCCGTCGACTGCCATGGTTGGCACATTCTCGCCCTAATCTTCTCTGCTAACAGAAATGCACACCCCATCGGAGTTAAGTAGGACTGCTATCTGAACTCAACAGCGTTCTGTTTTACCCATCTATGCACATGAACATGATATTCATCACTGTGCTCTGAACTATGCTAGCTGATGACTCTTGATCTATGAACATGATATTCATCACTGGGTTGGATTATTCTTTAAAGGACAATTTCGAGCATCATGATAGTCTACTTGCTTGCAACACCTGCACATACGAGGAACTTTCTGTTTCTTCTCCACATTATCACCGGGCTTCTTTACTTTCTGACCAGGTTTTATTCGTTTGCACCTACCCACAGATTTGACTTCATTAGGTGGctgtataataacatggttagggATTGAACAACCAATAAAGGACTCGATCTCTTGAACTTGACTTGTCATTCTCTCTGGTAGCAATATGGAAAGATCTTCACCAAATGCAACAATACTATCCCGAAGTGTTTGTAACCCATTGTTTGATCCTTCGGCACGGTgaattaattcttcaatcttgctTCTAATTTGAGATGCCAACTTTGCATTAGTTGTTTCTACAGCATCCTTTGGAACTTCTTTCAACATGTTTCCCTCTCCATCGAAGACATCATCCTTAGTCACTAGTTTAGTCCATCTCTTCAAAACAAATTGATCTGGAATATTTTTAAGTGATGGACATTGTAAAACACGAATTAGATGGCAACAAGGAATACCATACATCTCAAAGAACATACAAGTGCAGTGCCCATCGTTTGTTGTAATATTGACACGGACCTCTCTCATCTTTTTTCTTTCATCATTAACTGTTGATATTTTGTAGTCTCCCTCGCTTACAATTGTCTCTATGACACAATTATCTCGAGCATTAATAATTTGTTTTTGTAGTTCAGAGAAAACATTGAAAGTGAACACCTCACTCCCATGCCTTTCTAATGCCCAACTAGTCTGCAACACGGGTGATGTATGCaggctagcattatcattttccaATTCTTGATGCctctgttcatccattgcattaaCAAACCTGATCCAAAATTCAACCAATGTATTTTTGTAACCAATGAAACGGTTGAAAAATGAGTTGGTACTTTCTGATCTTGAGGTTGTGTTAAGGATTCCAGCTAAAAACACATGTCTAAAGAAAACTGGGACCCATGATGCACGGATTTCATAACGGGTTCTCAACCAATCATGACCTTGTAAACCAAATTCAGAAATAATAGAAGCCCATTGATGCTCAAATTCCTCTCGAGTTTCAGATGCCCATACACATAAGTTGATGCGTTGATAAAGTAACTTGTTTTCCCTCATTTGCGGCGGTAACTTTGCAGGAAGCTTTTGCAAAATATGCCACATGCATAATCTATGTGTGCTGCTAGGAAACACTATAGATATTGCATTCCTCATGCTATTGGCTTCATCTGTTATGATGAGTCGTGGTGCAACCCCTCCCATTGCTCTCAAGAACGTACGAAACAACCATGTGTATGCCTCAGTTGTCTCGTTGCTTAACAATGCAGCACCAAATAAAACACATGACTTATGATGATTGATACCTGTGAATGGTGTGAATATCATGTTGTAGTGGTTGGTGTTGTATGTTGAATCAAATGAGAGAAGATCACCGAAATGTGAGAAATTCTTTCTACATGTGGGATCTGCCCAAAAAACATGTACAAGCCTTCCCTTTTCATCAACCACATAGTCATAATAAAATGTAGGATTTAATTCATTTTTTGAGGCAAGGTTGTCAATGAACATTTGAGCATCTGATGATGTGATACAACTTCTCAACTGCTTATGATAGTTTTGCAAATCCCTCTTGTTGCACCCCACATTCTCAAATCCACCTTCGCTAATACGAAGATATCTGTATGCCCCACTTGTACCGATGCCTCCCTTGTGGCATGCCACTAATGCACGCTTAGCCTTCTCATTAACTTCTCTGTTCGACCTAATCAAGTGGACCTTGTCTGGTGAAACAAGACTATGTGTATGTGATTCCACAAATATCTCCACCCGAAACTTATTATCTTCAATCAACTTGACAGCTAGAACTGCTTCACAACCACACCTAGCAATCTTTTGAATACGTTTTGGTTTGCTGTCTACCTTTTTCTCAGACCTATATCCCTGTTTAGAACACAACCATCTTTGCCATCTTCTAACACCATTCAAATCTGTATGTGGACCAATACGAACTCCAAAACGAGCCTCTTTTGCATATCTTCTATAAAAATCCTCTGCATCTTGCAATCTTTCAAAAATTTGTCCAACAAATGGCTTCATAGATTCATGTACTTTAGGAACATGAGTAGCATACTACAGCATTGAAAAGTTATTATCAATTAATTGCCACATAGAACGTGTTGAGATATGCCACAATTATATTTGTAAAAAAAATTGCTCACCATCAAGGGGGACATGACTGTATTCTTTTTAGGTGTTCCAAAAGTTGAAATGAGATGTGTGGTTCCTGCGGGCGAGATCCATGTGGTTGTGCTTGATGGGGTCAGGACCCATGGGGCTATGCTCGTTTGGGCCGGATCAACGTCAATCATGGCATCACAGGTAGAAGATCGAGGTAGGTCGACGTGAACCATGGCATCACTGGTACAGGATCGAGGCGAGTTGGCGTCAACCATGGCATGCTGCGGAGAAGATTGGGGTCGTGCTGTGTCGACCATGGCAGGCCCGATAGAAGATCGAGGTAGGTCGGCGTCGACCATGGCATGCGCCTGAGCAGATCGGGGTGGGCCGGCGTCGACCATGGCAGACACCTGAGAAGATGGGGGCGGGGCTGTGTCGACCGTAGCAGGCGATGGAGAAGATCGAGGTAGGCCAGCAGCGTTGGACGGAGGTGGCACCATCCGTCGCTGTTGAGGAGATGTGCGTGTCTGTTTGGAAAAGAACACAGTTTGGAGGAGATAGAAACATTAGAGAAAGGAGGGGTTCTTTAGAAAAAATATCTAGATTAGGAGGTGGGATTAAGATTATCTGTTGATTTTAGATCTAAAGGCTGTTAACACTTTTTAACACGTTAGCATATGGGGCACTTTTACACAGTATACGTTGCCTATTTTTGAATTGATAAAGGGGCATCCCCTATTCCATTAAGAAATAGGACGTAACTGAACATAGTTCAGGATTACAACCACTGAGAGCAATACTAGGGTTATAACAAACCTCACAGCCTAGAACATCTCGGAAAATAGCATCATGGTCATTACATCACCACATGTAGCGACAACAAAACAGATAAACATAGCAGACAAACCTAAATGACATCAACAAACTGATAACGACAACAACATGTTCCTACCAAGGAAGGGAATGAAGCAGCCACAAACAGACCAAAATGCTTCGGAGTTGAAGTCATCACAACGACGATGCGATCGGACACCATCTTCATTCCAAAATCCTTCTAGAAAGAGGTACCCACTCCTTCACCTGATCAAACACTTACCTTGCCATCTTTATGATCCAGGAGCTTCCCTCCAGTACCATCTTTCTTTCTGTCTAGGAAGATCATTTGTGTCTTGGGCTTAAAAAACAAAACTTAGTAGCACAATCCACTACCATGGTCGAGTACATTGTTGCAGGGCAttgctgtgcacaattactctgtatGAGGCAAACCTGTTGGGACTATGACTACAAGTTGAgcgaagtccctctcctatgtcacAATGAGtgatatccgcatggcggataatccaatTGAACAGGGGCGGATTTGGGCCTTGGGCCACCTGGGCCGTGGCCTGGGACGTAGCCCAAAATCCTCTTATACCTAGGGTGTTTCTGTCCAAAAAATCTAGCCCATAACCCCTTCCACTTGCCAGATTGGGCCTGGTAGCCGGCAGCCTCAATCACTCGCATAGGCAAACAACGTGAACtttgttgagaaaccctaattaAGGGTTATGTGGGAAAATACCTAATATAGCCCTGAGGGCTAtcgcgtctctatatatagaacatgtaccccctcatatggaatagagatcagaaagaggccagaggcccaaccctatatcatgtgtctcatgtgtttcctctgtcgtgcttatgggaagggagacatgTTCTCTACagtttcttgcgcctctactgctgacgggagggaagggagcggatctggtgatccgtggtaacgtagttcttaacacgttatcagcacgctctacctcgacgttgctgcgggATTGGATCTACATCAACTCTCCGTCAATCCGGCAGGTCTCCGGCcaagccgaactgtcctacgcgacaggcttcgattcctctacGCAATTGAACGGTATGATTTCCTTTTTATCTACTGATCATGGGATCGCGTCGTCGCTCCACCATCTTTGGTAGGGCCCCACTCGGTCTTCTGAGCGCCAGAGTTCGCGTTGTGGGCCTTGTCGGGGCCACACCTGCGCCGGAAGCCGCGCCGCGCCGGTAGCCGCGCCACACCGCGCTAGAAGCGCCCGCAACGGAGCCTGCCAGGCCCACGCCCGCGCTGGAGCAGCACCTCACCTCGTTGGTGGCCGTGCGCCACGCCAGGACCACGTCCGAGGCGCGCCCGCGCAGAAACCGCGCCGGAGGTCACGCCACACTACGTCGGCGCCACGCCCGCGCCCGCGTCGGGCCACGACTAGATGGGGAAAAGCTGCGCCAACGTCTGTCTGCCAGTCTTCCTAGCGTGGAGACTTGGTCGATAGGAGCGCTGACATCCATCATCCGTTTTCTCAGGCGCAGAAAAGAACATATGGTTGAAAAAATGCTCCCATGCTCGCTCCCCAAGAAAGTCGGATCAGAGACCATCCACGTGGGGACGCTTCACCACGAGCGGGACTGTGCTGTGTGGAGACTTCGAGAGAGTTCAAGACTCGCATGCAGCAGGGAGCATGCTATTGCAAGCGTTTTCATTGCATGACTTGGGCCGCATCCTTCGCTGGCTCGCTCTTTCCTTGATGGCTTTTGATGAGTGGTAGGACGCCTGCACTTGTGGTTAGGGCTGACAATGGGCctcaaattttacactataaaacttaaggatcgaatcggattaagatcgggctttatttctattcatttttgaactataaatAAGTTAGGGCCCTACCAAATTGTGAAGAGCCATTTGGatcgcgatccattaccacccctacttgTGGTATGTTACTCCTGTAGTAATCATGATTCATGTTACACTTTCAATTTTTAATTAATTACTAGGAacgtgcccgtgcgatgccacggaacacaAATTGTAGATGATGAGGAAGCAAGGGAGCATGTTGCCGCTGTCGAGGACCACAGCTCGTCGTCGCCCATGTCCACGGAGTCGTACGCAGAAAGCGGAGAGCATCGCGCAGATGCCGGCAATGGCGTAGGACATGACGAGGCCAGGCCCGCGTAGAGGCGGGCGGCGCGACCCGTGGTCACGAACACGCTAGCGCCCACCATgctgccgagcccgagccccaccAGGTCCCACCAGGCCGCGCGCATGGCCGGGGGCGGCGGGGGTTGGGGCGGGATGCGGGTGGTTGTTGGGGGGCATGGCTGCGCGAGATGGAGGCGGGTGCGGGGGCGGCTGCGCGCATGGTCGAGTGCCCGTGGCGGCGGGTGCGGCTGCGGGAGCGAGAGCGAGGCAATCAGACGGTTGGGATGAAGGCGGGATTGATGCGGCAATCGGACGGTCGAGATGGAGGCGGGGCATGGTTGTGTTTAGTCTACACTATTGCCTTAAGGATTAGTAGAGATATAGTTTGATATAACCTTTTTAGCAGCGAAAAGTTAGGCTAATTAGTCCGATATATTCTGATATATTCTGTTATATTCCGATCTTTACACTTTTGAGAATTCTGAGAATAAATTCCTTATCTCCCTATTTAAAACACTGCTTCTGATATTGTGCCGCCACATCTTGACTCCACTTGACGGCCGATGGGCGATGGGCGTTGGGACGTTGGCTCGATCAGCGAAGTTGACTTGTACTGCAGCATGGGCACTTCATCATTTGTGTAGGTCCACATCTCCATTTTCAGGTGAGCGACCGACCCATCGAGCGGGAGGACAATGAGCCCAACCCCCATCGGCAACGTAAGGAGGCTTTGGCTGTTCTAGTATTCACTCTAATATATATGGGTTAAGAAGAATTAGAGTTGTCCTCTGTGTGATCAGGAACCTGAAACAATTGATCATTTGCTAGGCAGCTGTAACACATTTAGTAAATTTGGCCTGCAAGCATTGGCCCCTCAAGTGGGCAGGCTTTCCTTTGATGACTGGTAGGAAACAGTAAATAGCCGAGTGGAGGGTCAGATTAGAAAAGAGTTGAACTCTGTCATCATCCTCTGTGCTTGGTCAATTTGGACTCACCGAAATAGGTGTGTTTGATGGAGTGTCCCCAAATTTAAATGTTGTTTCGGCAGTGGTGGATGATGAATTGCAGAGGTGGAGTATGGCTGGAGCAAAAGGGATATCCTACCTGCTTGCTATGGCTCCTGGGTCGGAGCAGATGAATGCTATGTGTGGGTTAAGGTCGTGTATCCCTCTGTTTCTAGTGGTGTAAATAAGTAGTTTTAGGCTAGGTTTTTTGGCTTCTTAGTTGCCTAAAACCTGGCTGTTTCTTTTGAACTTAACTTGCGAACCTCCAATGAACTTCATTTGAGACAAGTgatgcccaagaaaatgggggtaaactgacacagctatcacttgcattacttgccctatgcgcGGAAGAATCTGACACAGCTATCACCCATGAAGATTTCCGGTTAACTTGTGGAACCGGACTTCATTTAAGACAAGACAACAATACCAGTGTTGAGCTTGCCACTCGGCCATAGCACACACGAGAACACGGGATGATCAAGTAACTGAACAGAATGCACTAATACAAAAGGCTGGCTTGCGTTCGCTTCCTTGCTCCACAAGAAGCATAGCTGATATACAAATCGAGAAGTTTTACATATAGACTTATTGCTGCTAGTAACCAATGATATAAGTCAATGCAAGATTTTACGAGCAATTTCCTCTCACTGTCTACACACGAGAAGCACTCGTCGTATGGCATCCCCGAGAGCCTCATCTACCGTCTCTGCGATGGATCAAATGCTTCCCAGGGCATCAGGCTACAAGTGAGGTACACCCAGTGCTCAATGATGTTGTATTTCCTTTGTAGCTTGTACAGATACCCGTTGTTCATTAACAGATTGAATCTCTTGTTCAGACAAGAAAGGGAAGGGTGGTCCGATCTGCTTGCCCAGGCAAGACAGTCTTGTGACAGGTCATCATGAAGGCCTGGGAAGTAGCAATCGTTTGAGCTGTTGCCACTTGAATCGCCTCCCGACTGAGCCTTCAGAACAGGTTTCTGCTCCTTCAGTTCAAGTTCTTCGCTATCTGAATCTGTAGCATATGGAAAGAAATCTAATTCTGAGATATCACGGAACACATCTGAGTGTTTCTTCGACTCCCCTGAGAAGTAGCCCTTCTGACCAACAGAAAATAAGCTATTGAACTAATTTACTAAGTTTTAAAATATATGACGTTTAGGACAAGCTAAGTAACTATTGAATAGGCTACCCTAAATGTTATGTACAGAATATCACTGACCTTGCAAACCTGTGCACATTTACTGCTTTCACTGAAATCAATCATTGTTTCTGCTGATATCTATAGTGAAAAGCACAATTCAGAAATTTAGCCTTAATCCTTGCTAGAGTAAGTAGGAAAACTGAAAAGAAAGGAAACTTACAATTTTCACATATGCAAAATCACTGTCAATGCCAACACTTGCTGCCATAGCTGTTTTACCACTGAAGCAGTAAACATGAATAAGTTTCCAACAAAGTTTTTAAAGACATGGATGTTGTTTAGCCTTAGATACTGTACCTTCCAGTAGGACCTTCCAACAGGCAAGTCACAAGTGGACTACCTTTGCTAACTTTAACTTGCTCTACAAGGAGCATAGCTCTCTGGTAAATGTGCTTATGTGCCTTACCACAGTCAACAATACCTCGCAATCTGCATATTTCAACATAAAGATGGTGTTGAATATAAAATTAAATTATTTGTGTTCTGTGAAACAAGGAAGCCAATAGTATGTATTATACAATATACACAGGAAACTAATTACAGAAACTCATATATATGTGAAACAGCATCCAAAAATAAATAATTCTCATAAGCTGAGTAGCTGAAAATGCTAGCACGTGCAATTTGTTCATGTCAAGTTGCGCATAATGTAACATAAAAAATGAGAGAGCCTCCGAAGCTAGCTAATAGATAGAAAAAACATGAAGTAGGAAATTATTTAATATAAGCGTGTAAAAGCATGCTTGATACAATATAGAGAAGACAGAGACCTAATCTACACACAAAAAACACAATGAGAGAAGATAAGTGCTACACAAAGGGAATAGATCCTGAACTGCATATTTGTGGGAGAAAAGGAGTGAGGGTCCCAGAAATGCCCTAAAAAGAATACAATCATCTTGCATGTACATATCATTTTGCTAAATTGATGTTCGAAGATATTACAGCACACACCTGCATCTTTCGAGATCATCGGTGGAAGCACCAAATGCAGGAGTAATTTCATGAAGTGCATTCACAAAGTCATCCATAGTAACCTTAATGCTTTCCTCATCCAAAGGTTTAGTGAGGTCATCCATGGTTATCTGCCGGTTCAAAGCAAACGAGACATCACTTTTGACAACACCTTCCAACTCTGCTCCACTGTAGTTCTTTGTCCTTGCGGCTTCATCCAGAAAATCAGGTATCATTTGGACATAGTATAGTATTAACAATTATTGCACTTATCTGAAACATCAACCTAAATGTTATGTACAGAATATCACTGACCTTGCAAATCTGTGCACATTTACTGCTTTCACTGAAACCAATCATTGTTTCTGCTGATATCTATAGTGAAAAGCACAATTCAGAAATTTAGCCTTAATCCTTGCTAAAGTAAGTAGGAAAACTGAAAAGAAAGGAAACTTACAATTTTCACATATGCAAAATCACTGTCAATGCCAACA
This genomic window contains:
- the LOC103652655 gene encoding vesicle-fusing ATPase; this encodes MIPDFLDEAARTKNYSGAELEGVVKSDVSFALNRQITMDDLTKPLDEESIKVTMDDFVNALHEITPAFGASTDDLERCRLRGIVDCGKAHKHIYQRAMLLVEQVKVSKGSPLVTCLLEGPTGSGKTAMAASVGIDSDFAYVKIISAETMIDFSESSKCAQVCKKGYFSGESKKHSDVFRDISELDFFPYATDSDSEELELKEQKPVLKAQSGGDSSGNSSNDCYFPGLHDDLSQDCLAWASRSDHPSLSCLNKRFNLLMNNGYLYKLQRKYNIIEHWVYLTCSLMPWEAFDPSQRR